In Cicer arietinum cultivar CDC Frontier isolate Library 1 chromosome 7, Cicar.CDCFrontier_v2.0, whole genome shotgun sequence, a single window of DNA contains:
- the LOC101503711 gene encoding eukaryotic translation initiation factor 4G-like isoform X1 translates to MSFNQSITEKNDAVYKKSGRSSSFNQQRGSLGAYGRGGGGGAAPSINSSKSFNKKSTHGGQYRVNLSPVNSSELNSASAAQTIHNGTHVQPQLHGGAYDRPVTKSSESTAAQRSPRAVKKELTSQPPSVSTDMTTPTSPAKGDASKAFPVQFGSIVPSFINGVAIPARTSSAPPNLDEQERNQAHHDSFRPVPSGPVPPAPKQQLAPRKDAVVTEQSNAGDTRIGAKAKKNTQVPALTSASQMQKPSVVPVTGISMATPFQQSHASLQFGGPNLQIQSQCMSPASRQIPIPMPIPIGNVAPMPQPVFVPGLQPHPMHPQGIMHSGHNISFTHQMSHQLPHQLGNMGIGISPQYPQQQGGKFASPRRTTPVKITHPETHEELRLDKRADGYSDGGSSGARSHPNVPSQSQPVKSFVASQPMNYYPSNTYYQPSSSLPLTSSQITPNAQPPIFNYPVNHGPQNVAFMNSSSLSSLPVNKVSTPIPGIDEPPTAERPREVPNVMSSAVTVDSVSVVSNNEDRMRESLSISNSLKDNQKKPVIKGQSSQNQVSVQSPTVNNMLSRAVDSGISDTGVSTPVGSETKHSPAIIIEDFLISKGSIAQAVDSFNNHKHNKIDESSEADMQSVDLAETTAKEINDSAENAFSDSMSGTKDRPNLEPNKAKTTSKGKKKRKETLQKADAAGSTSDLYNAYKGPEEKKESVLISESTESASMFEGLKQLSAASAKSDATGGEKCSHSKAEPDDWEDAADMSTSKLQVDDKSPQVIDGSGSTEKKYSRDFLLKFAEQCISLPEGFEITTDIAEALMSANISNSHDSHPSSGRIVDRTRMERRGNVVAEEDRWSKVSSSFHPGRGLDGIGANGGFRHGPGGNFGVLRNPRAQASIQCAGGILSGPMQSVGNQSGMQRNSPDGERWQRFASFQQRGLIPSPQSPVQMMHRAEKKYEIGKVSDEEEAKQRQLKAILNKLTPQNFDRLFEQVKTVNIDNAVTLTGVISQIFEKALTEPTFCEMYANFCSHLASELPDLSEGNEKITFKRLLLNKCQEEFERGEREQEEANKVDEGEVKQSDEEREQRKTKARRRMLGNIRLIGELYKKKMLTERIMHECIKKLLGQVQDPDEEDVEALCKLMSTIGDMIDHPKAKEHMDVYFERLKILSNNMNLSSRLRFMLKDVIDLRKNRWQQRRKIDGPKKIEEVHRDAVQERQAQAGRLGRGMGNNQSARRSPMDFNPRGSPTLSPNAQIGGPRGLPTQAHGIGSQDAHFEERQSYEPRTLLVNLPQRPLGNDSITLVPQGGLARGMSIRGAISNLSIPDVHFVPGDSHRMPTDLNGYNNLSERTPYDSREDIASRYISDRSSSLAGYDHSSAPVHNINYDNRDLRNHDRNLDSPVATSPHAHLHGPIVSQNASSEKVWPEERLRDMSLSAIREYYSARDENEVVECVKDLNSPSFHPSMVSLWVTDSFERKDAEQNLLGKLLVKLVKYQDGLLSQTQLIEGFETVLSTLEDAVNDAPKAPEFLGRIFAEIITESLVSLNEIGKLIHDGGEEPGSLLEVGLAADILGSTLEVIQHEKGDSVLSEIRASSNLRLESFRPPNSITSKKLEKFI, encoded by the exons ATGTCCTTCAATCAATCAATAACCGAAAAGAACGACGCCGTTTATAAGAAATCTGGGCGATCGTCTAGCTTCAATCAGCAGAGAGGTTCCTTAGGCGCCTATGGAAGGGGGGGAGGCGGCGGTGCCGCTCCGTCGATCAACTCTTCCAAGAG TTTTAACAAGAAGTCTACACACGGTGGGCAATATAGGGTGAACCTTTCCCCAGTGAATTCATCAGAGTTGAACAGTGCTTCTGCTGCTCAAACCATACATAATGGTACTCATGTACAACCCCAATTGCATGGTG GAGCATATGATAGGCCGGTTACTAAATCATCTGAATCAACAGCTGCACAACGAAGCCCTAGAGCTGTTAAAAAAGAACTAACTTCTCAACCGCCCTCCGTGAGCACTGATATGACCACTCCTACAAGCCCCGCTAAGG GAGATGCATCTAAGGCATTCCCTGTTCAGTTTGGATCAATTGTTCCTAGCTTTATTAATGGGGTGGCT ATTCCTGCTCGTACAAGCTCAGCTCCACCTAATTTAGATGAGCAGGAGCGCAATCAG GCACATCATGACTCTTTTAGACCCGTGCCTTCAGGGCCAGTACCTCCTGCTCCAAAGCAGCAGCTAGCACCTAGGAAAGATGCAGTTGTAACCGAGCAATCTAATGCTGGGGACACTCGTATAGGGGCTAAGGCTAAAAAGAATACTCAGGTGCCAGCTTTGACCTCGGCAAGCCAGATGCAGAAGCCTTCTGTTGTTCCAGTAACTGGGATTTCAATGGCCACACCATTTCAGCAGTCACATGCATCTTTACAGTTTGGTGGTCCTAATCTACAGATTCAGTCTCAGTGTATGTCACCGGCATCCCGCCAGATTCCTATACCAATGCCCATACCGATTGGAAATGTTGCACCAATGCCACAGCCGGTTTTTGTTCCAGGTCTTCAGCCTCATCCAATGCACCCTCAGGGGATCATGCATTCAGGTCATAATATAAGTTTCACTCATCAAATGAGTCATCAGTTACCCCATCAATTGGGTAACATGGGCATTGGCATCAGTCCTCAATATCCCCAGCAGCAGGGTGGAAAGTTTGCCAGTCCTCGAAGAACTACTCCTGTCAAGATAACTCATCCTGAAACGCATGAAGAGCTGAGGCTTGATAAAAGGGCAGATGGATATTCAGATGGTGGGTCATCTGGTGCTAGGTCTCATCCTAATGTACCTTCTCAATCCCAACCTGTCAAATCCTTTGTTGCTTCTCAGCCTATGAATTATTATCCTTCCAACACATATTATCAACCTTCTAGTTCTCTTCCACTAACAAGTAGCCAAATAACACCCAATGCTCAGCCCCCAATATTTAATTATCCTGTGAACCACGGTCCCCAAAATGTGGCTTTCATGAATTCATCGTCTCTAAGTTCTCTGCCTGTTAATAAAGTCAGCACTCCTATTCCTGGCATTGACGAACCCCCCACTGCCGAACGTCCTCGTGAAGTGCCTAATGTGATGTCATCAGCTGTGACTGTGGATTCTGTTTCAGTTGTGTCTAATAATGAAGACAGGATGAGGGAATCTCTTAGTATTTCCAACTCTTTGAAGGATAATCAGAAGAAACCTGTGATAAAAGGTCAATCATCTCAAAATCAG GTCTCTGTGCAATCTCCTACAGTGAATAATATGCTGTCTCGAGCTGTTGACAGTGGTATATCTGATACTGGGGTTTCCACACCAGTAGGAAGTGAAACAAAACATTCTCCTGCAATTATCATTGAAGATTTTCTCATATCTAAAGGATCTATTGCTCAAGCTGTTGATAGTTTTAATAATCATAAGCACAACAAGATAGATGAATCATCTGAAG CAGATATGCAGTCTGTCGATTTAGCAGAAACAACAGCAAAGGAAATTAATGATAGTGCAGAGAATGCTTTCAGTGACTCAATGTCAGGTACCAAAGATAGACCTAATTTAGAGCCGAATAAGGCGAAAACTACATCTAAagggaagaagaaaagaaaagagacTCTCCAGAAAGCAGATGCTGCTGGTTCAACTTCTGACCTTTATAATGCATATAAAGGACCTGAGGAAAAGAAAGAATCTGTCTTAATTTCAGAGAGCACAGAAAGTGCATCTATGTTTGAAGGTTTAAAGCAGTTATCTGCAGCTTCTGCTAAATCAGATGCTACAGGAGGTGAGAAATGTAGTCACAGTAAAGCTGAACCTGATGACTGGGAGGATGCAGCTGACATGTCTACATCAAAACTTCAAGTCGATGATAAATCTCCACAGGTTATTGATGGAAGTGGAAGTACAGAAAAAAAGTACTCACGTGATTTCCTTTTGAAATTCGCAGAGCAATGCATTTCTCTTCCTGAAGGTTTTGAAATTACGACAGACATAGCTGAGGCTTTGATGAGTGCCAATATTAGTAATTCTCACGATTCACATCCTAGTTCTGGAAGAATTGTAGACAGGACAAGGATGGAACGTCGTGGGAATGTTGTGGCTGAGGAAGACAGATGGAGTAAAGTTTCCAGTTCTTTTCATCCTGGGCGTGGTTTGGATGGTATTGGAGCTAATGGCGGATTCAGACATGGCCCAGGAGGCAATTTTGGTGTTTTAAGGAATCCTCGTGCACAGGCATCCATCCAATGTGCTGGGGGAATCCTTTCTGGGCCAATGCAATCTGTGGGAAATCAGAGTGGAATGCAAAGAAATAGCCCTGACGGGGAGAGGTGGCAGCGTTTTGCTAGCTTCCAGCAGAGAGGTTTAATTCCTTCTCCTCAGTCTCCAGTACAGATGATGCACAGGGCTGAGAAGAAGTACGAAATAGGCAAAGTCTCAGATGAGGAAGAGGCAAAGCAGAGGCAACTGAAAGCTATATTAAACAAACTAACTCCTCAGAATTTTGATAGACTTTTTGAACAGGTAAAAACAGTTAATATTGACAATGCAGTCACTCTCACTGGTGTCATCTCACAAATCTTCGAGAAGGCTCTGACGGAGCCTACCTTCTGTGAAATGTATGCAAACTTCTGTTCACATTTGGCTTCTGAGTTGCCTGATTTAAGTGAGGGCAATGAAAAGATAACTTTTAAAAGGTTATTATTAAACAAATGCCAGGAGGAATTTGAGAGGGGTGAAAGAGAACAAGAAGAGGCAAATAAGGTTGATGAGGGCGAGGTCAAACAATCAGATGAAGAAAGGGAACAGAGAAAAACCAAGGCAAGAAGACGCATGTTAGGAAACATCAGATTGATCGGAGAACTGTATAAGAAGAAAATGTTGACAGAGAGGATAATGCATGAGTGTATCAAGAAATTACTTGGTCAAGTTCAGGATCCGGATGAGGAAGATGTTGAAGCTTTATGCAAGCTGATGAGTACTATTGGGGACATGATTGACCATCCCAAAGCCAAGGAACATATGGATGTATATTTTGAAAGGTTGAAAATCTTATCAAACAACATGAATTTATCTTCTAGGTTGAGGTTTATGTTGAAGGATGTTATTGATTTGAGAAAGAATAGATGGCAACAGAGGAGGAAAATTGATGGTCCAAAGAAGATTGAGGAGGTACACAGAGATGCTGTGCAAGAGAGGCAGGCTCAAGCTGGAAGGCTGGGCCGTGGTATGGGAAACAATCAATCTGCAAGGAGGAGCCCCATGGATTTTAATCCTAGAGGATCACCTACGCTGTCTCCCAATGCTCAGATAGGTGGACCGCGTGGGCTGCCTACTCAAGCACATGGAATTGGGTCTCAGGATGCTCATTTTGAAGAAAGGCAATCTTATGAGCCTAGGACCTTGTTGGTTAATTTGCCTCAAAGACCCTTGGGTAATGATTCTATAACATTGGTACCCCAAGGTGGTCTTGCTAGGGGAATGTCCATTAGAGGAGcaatttctaatttatcaaTACCTGATGTGCATTTTGTCCCTGGAGATTCTCACAGAATGCCTACTGATCTTAATGGTTATAACAATTTATCTGAGCGCACACCGTATGACTCAAGGGAGGATATTGCATCAAGATATATTTCAGATAGATCTTCAAGTCTAGCTGGTTATGATCATTCAAGTGCTCCAGTGCATAATATAAACTATGATAACAGAGACTTAAGGAATCATGATCGGAATCTAGACAGTCCTGTTGCAACTTCGCCTCACGCTCATTTGCATGGGCCGATAGTTTCCCAGAATGCTTCTTCAGAGAAGGTTTGGCCAGAGGAACGACTCCGGGACATGTCCTTGTCGGCAATCAGAGAATACTACAG TGCTAGAGATGaaaatgaagttgttgaatGTGTTAAAGATTTGAACTCTCCAAGCTTTCATCCTTCCATGGTTTCTCTCTGGGTCACAGACTCATTTGAGAGGAAGGACGCTGAACAAAATCTTTTAGGCAAACTGCTTGTCAAACTTGTGAAATATCAGGATGGCCTCTTGAGTCAAACTCAGCTTATCGAAGG GTTTGAGACTGTTCTCAGTACATTGGAGGATGCAGTTAATGATGCCCCCAAGGCACCCGAGTTTCTTGGCCGTATTTTTGCAGAAATTATAACAGAGAGTTTAGTCAGTTTGAATGAAATTGGGAAGTTAATACATGATGGTGGAGAGGAGCCAGGTAGTCTCTTAGAAGTTGGACTTGCAGCTGATATTCTTGGAAGCACCCTGGAAGTAATACAGCATGAGAAAGGGGACAGCGTTCTTAGTGAAATTCGCGCGAGCTCTAACTTGCGGTTGGAGTCTTTCCGACCACCTAATTCTATTACATCAAAGAAGTTGGAgaaatttatttag
- the LOC101503711 gene encoding eukaryotic translation initiation factor 4G-like isoform X3: MSFNQSITEKNDAVYKKSGRSSSFNQQRGSLGAYGRGGGGGAAPSINSSKSFNKKSTHGGQYRVNLSPVNSSELNSASAAQTIHNGTHVQPQLHGAAQRSPRAVKKELTSQPPSVSTDMTTPTSPAKGDASKAFPVQFGSIVPSFINGVAIPARTSSAPPNLDEQERNQAHHDSFRPVPSGPVPPAPKQQLAPRKDAVVTEQSNAGDTRIGAKAKKNTQVPALTSASQMQKPSVVPVTGISMATPFQQSHASLQFGGPNLQIQSQCMSPASRQIPIPMPIPIGNVAPMPQPVFVPGLQPHPMHPQGIMHSGHNISFTHQMSHQLPHQLGNMGIGISPQYPQQQGGKFASPRRTTPVKITHPETHEELRLDKRADGYSDGGSSGARSHPNVPSQSQPVKSFVASQPMNYYPSNTYYQPSSSLPLTSSQITPNAQPPIFNYPVNHGPQNVAFMNSSSLSSLPVNKVSTPIPGIDEPPTAERPREVPNVMSSAVTVDSVSVVSNNEDRMRESLSISNSLKDNQKKPVIKGQSSQNQVSVQSPTVNNMLSRAVDSGISDTGVSTPVGSETKHSPAIIIEDFLISKGSIAQAVDSFNNHKHNKIDESSEADMQSVDLAETTAKEINDSAENAFSDSMSGTKDRPNLEPNKAKTTSKGKKKRKETLQKADAAGSTSDLYNAYKGPEEKKESVLISESTESASMFEGLKQLSAASAKSDATGGEKCSHSKAEPDDWEDAADMSTSKLQVDDKSPQVIDGSGSTEKKYSRDFLLKFAEQCISLPEGFEITTDIAEALMSANISNSHDSHPSSGRIVDRTRMERRGNVVAEEDRWSKVSSSFHPGRGLDGIGANGGFRHGPGGNFGVLRNPRAQASIQCAGGILSGPMQSVGNQSGMQRNSPDGERWQRFASFQQRGLIPSPQSPVQMMHRAEKKYEIGKVSDEEEAKQRQLKAILNKLTPQNFDRLFEQVKTVNIDNAVTLTGVISQIFEKALTEPTFCEMYANFCSHLASELPDLSEGNEKITFKRLLLNKCQEEFERGEREQEEANKVDEGEVKQSDEEREQRKTKARRRMLGNIRLIGELYKKKMLTERIMHECIKKLLGQVQDPDEEDVEALCKLMSTIGDMIDHPKAKEHMDVYFERLKILSNNMNLSSRLRFMLKDVIDLRKNRWQQRRKIDGPKKIEEVHRDAVQERQAQAGRLGRGMGNNQSARRSPMDFNPRGSPTLSPNAQIGGPRGLPTQAHGIGSQDAHFEERQSYEPRTLLVNLPQRPLGNDSITLVPQGGLARGMSIRGAISNLSIPDVHFVPGDSHRMPTDLNGYNNLSERTPYDSREDIASRYISDRSSSLAGYDHSSAPVHNINYDNRDLRNHDRNLDSPVATSPHAHLHGPIVSQNASSEKVWPEERLRDMSLSAIREYYSARDENEVVECVKDLNSPSFHPSMVSLWVTDSFERKDAEQNLLGKLLVKLVKYQDGLLSQTQLIEGFETVLSTLEDAVNDAPKAPEFLGRIFAEIITESLVSLNEIGKLIHDGGEEPGSLLEVGLAADILGSTLEVIQHEKGDSVLSEIRASSNLRLESFRPPNSITSKKLEKFI, encoded by the exons ATGTCCTTCAATCAATCAATAACCGAAAAGAACGACGCCGTTTATAAGAAATCTGGGCGATCGTCTAGCTTCAATCAGCAGAGAGGTTCCTTAGGCGCCTATGGAAGGGGGGGAGGCGGCGGTGCCGCTCCGTCGATCAACTCTTCCAAGAG TTTTAACAAGAAGTCTACACACGGTGGGCAATATAGGGTGAACCTTTCCCCAGTGAATTCATCAGAGTTGAACAGTGCTTCTGCTGCTCAAACCATACATAATGGTACTCATGTACAACCCCAATTGCATGGTG CTGCACAACGAAGCCCTAGAGCTGTTAAAAAAGAACTAACTTCTCAACCGCCCTCCGTGAGCACTGATATGACCACTCCTACAAGCCCCGCTAAGG GAGATGCATCTAAGGCATTCCCTGTTCAGTTTGGATCAATTGTTCCTAGCTTTATTAATGGGGTGGCT ATTCCTGCTCGTACAAGCTCAGCTCCACCTAATTTAGATGAGCAGGAGCGCAATCAG GCACATCATGACTCTTTTAGACCCGTGCCTTCAGGGCCAGTACCTCCTGCTCCAAAGCAGCAGCTAGCACCTAGGAAAGATGCAGTTGTAACCGAGCAATCTAATGCTGGGGACACTCGTATAGGGGCTAAGGCTAAAAAGAATACTCAGGTGCCAGCTTTGACCTCGGCAAGCCAGATGCAGAAGCCTTCTGTTGTTCCAGTAACTGGGATTTCAATGGCCACACCATTTCAGCAGTCACATGCATCTTTACAGTTTGGTGGTCCTAATCTACAGATTCAGTCTCAGTGTATGTCACCGGCATCCCGCCAGATTCCTATACCAATGCCCATACCGATTGGAAATGTTGCACCAATGCCACAGCCGGTTTTTGTTCCAGGTCTTCAGCCTCATCCAATGCACCCTCAGGGGATCATGCATTCAGGTCATAATATAAGTTTCACTCATCAAATGAGTCATCAGTTACCCCATCAATTGGGTAACATGGGCATTGGCATCAGTCCTCAATATCCCCAGCAGCAGGGTGGAAAGTTTGCCAGTCCTCGAAGAACTACTCCTGTCAAGATAACTCATCCTGAAACGCATGAAGAGCTGAGGCTTGATAAAAGGGCAGATGGATATTCAGATGGTGGGTCATCTGGTGCTAGGTCTCATCCTAATGTACCTTCTCAATCCCAACCTGTCAAATCCTTTGTTGCTTCTCAGCCTATGAATTATTATCCTTCCAACACATATTATCAACCTTCTAGTTCTCTTCCACTAACAAGTAGCCAAATAACACCCAATGCTCAGCCCCCAATATTTAATTATCCTGTGAACCACGGTCCCCAAAATGTGGCTTTCATGAATTCATCGTCTCTAAGTTCTCTGCCTGTTAATAAAGTCAGCACTCCTATTCCTGGCATTGACGAACCCCCCACTGCCGAACGTCCTCGTGAAGTGCCTAATGTGATGTCATCAGCTGTGACTGTGGATTCTGTTTCAGTTGTGTCTAATAATGAAGACAGGATGAGGGAATCTCTTAGTATTTCCAACTCTTTGAAGGATAATCAGAAGAAACCTGTGATAAAAGGTCAATCATCTCAAAATCAG GTCTCTGTGCAATCTCCTACAGTGAATAATATGCTGTCTCGAGCTGTTGACAGTGGTATATCTGATACTGGGGTTTCCACACCAGTAGGAAGTGAAACAAAACATTCTCCTGCAATTATCATTGAAGATTTTCTCATATCTAAAGGATCTATTGCTCAAGCTGTTGATAGTTTTAATAATCATAAGCACAACAAGATAGATGAATCATCTGAAG CAGATATGCAGTCTGTCGATTTAGCAGAAACAACAGCAAAGGAAATTAATGATAGTGCAGAGAATGCTTTCAGTGACTCAATGTCAGGTACCAAAGATAGACCTAATTTAGAGCCGAATAAGGCGAAAACTACATCTAAagggaagaagaaaagaaaagagacTCTCCAGAAAGCAGATGCTGCTGGTTCAACTTCTGACCTTTATAATGCATATAAAGGACCTGAGGAAAAGAAAGAATCTGTCTTAATTTCAGAGAGCACAGAAAGTGCATCTATGTTTGAAGGTTTAAAGCAGTTATCTGCAGCTTCTGCTAAATCAGATGCTACAGGAGGTGAGAAATGTAGTCACAGTAAAGCTGAACCTGATGACTGGGAGGATGCAGCTGACATGTCTACATCAAAACTTCAAGTCGATGATAAATCTCCACAGGTTATTGATGGAAGTGGAAGTACAGAAAAAAAGTACTCACGTGATTTCCTTTTGAAATTCGCAGAGCAATGCATTTCTCTTCCTGAAGGTTTTGAAATTACGACAGACATAGCTGAGGCTTTGATGAGTGCCAATATTAGTAATTCTCACGATTCACATCCTAGTTCTGGAAGAATTGTAGACAGGACAAGGATGGAACGTCGTGGGAATGTTGTGGCTGAGGAAGACAGATGGAGTAAAGTTTCCAGTTCTTTTCATCCTGGGCGTGGTTTGGATGGTATTGGAGCTAATGGCGGATTCAGACATGGCCCAGGAGGCAATTTTGGTGTTTTAAGGAATCCTCGTGCACAGGCATCCATCCAATGTGCTGGGGGAATCCTTTCTGGGCCAATGCAATCTGTGGGAAATCAGAGTGGAATGCAAAGAAATAGCCCTGACGGGGAGAGGTGGCAGCGTTTTGCTAGCTTCCAGCAGAGAGGTTTAATTCCTTCTCCTCAGTCTCCAGTACAGATGATGCACAGGGCTGAGAAGAAGTACGAAATAGGCAAAGTCTCAGATGAGGAAGAGGCAAAGCAGAGGCAACTGAAAGCTATATTAAACAAACTAACTCCTCAGAATTTTGATAGACTTTTTGAACAGGTAAAAACAGTTAATATTGACAATGCAGTCACTCTCACTGGTGTCATCTCACAAATCTTCGAGAAGGCTCTGACGGAGCCTACCTTCTGTGAAATGTATGCAAACTTCTGTTCACATTTGGCTTCTGAGTTGCCTGATTTAAGTGAGGGCAATGAAAAGATAACTTTTAAAAGGTTATTATTAAACAAATGCCAGGAGGAATTTGAGAGGGGTGAAAGAGAACAAGAAGAGGCAAATAAGGTTGATGAGGGCGAGGTCAAACAATCAGATGAAGAAAGGGAACAGAGAAAAACCAAGGCAAGAAGACGCATGTTAGGAAACATCAGATTGATCGGAGAACTGTATAAGAAGAAAATGTTGACAGAGAGGATAATGCATGAGTGTATCAAGAAATTACTTGGTCAAGTTCAGGATCCGGATGAGGAAGATGTTGAAGCTTTATGCAAGCTGATGAGTACTATTGGGGACATGATTGACCATCCCAAAGCCAAGGAACATATGGATGTATATTTTGAAAGGTTGAAAATCTTATCAAACAACATGAATTTATCTTCTAGGTTGAGGTTTATGTTGAAGGATGTTATTGATTTGAGAAAGAATAGATGGCAACAGAGGAGGAAAATTGATGGTCCAAAGAAGATTGAGGAGGTACACAGAGATGCTGTGCAAGAGAGGCAGGCTCAAGCTGGAAGGCTGGGCCGTGGTATGGGAAACAATCAATCTGCAAGGAGGAGCCCCATGGATTTTAATCCTAGAGGATCACCTACGCTGTCTCCCAATGCTCAGATAGGTGGACCGCGTGGGCTGCCTACTCAAGCACATGGAATTGGGTCTCAGGATGCTCATTTTGAAGAAAGGCAATCTTATGAGCCTAGGACCTTGTTGGTTAATTTGCCTCAAAGACCCTTGGGTAATGATTCTATAACATTGGTACCCCAAGGTGGTCTTGCTAGGGGAATGTCCATTAGAGGAGcaatttctaatttatcaaTACCTGATGTGCATTTTGTCCCTGGAGATTCTCACAGAATGCCTACTGATCTTAATGGTTATAACAATTTATCTGAGCGCACACCGTATGACTCAAGGGAGGATATTGCATCAAGATATATTTCAGATAGATCTTCAAGTCTAGCTGGTTATGATCATTCAAGTGCTCCAGTGCATAATATAAACTATGATAACAGAGACTTAAGGAATCATGATCGGAATCTAGACAGTCCTGTTGCAACTTCGCCTCACGCTCATTTGCATGGGCCGATAGTTTCCCAGAATGCTTCTTCAGAGAAGGTTTGGCCAGAGGAACGACTCCGGGACATGTCCTTGTCGGCAATCAGAGAATACTACAG TGCTAGAGATGaaaatgaagttgttgaatGTGTTAAAGATTTGAACTCTCCAAGCTTTCATCCTTCCATGGTTTCTCTCTGGGTCACAGACTCATTTGAGAGGAAGGACGCTGAACAAAATCTTTTAGGCAAACTGCTTGTCAAACTTGTGAAATATCAGGATGGCCTCTTGAGTCAAACTCAGCTTATCGAAGG GTTTGAGACTGTTCTCAGTACATTGGAGGATGCAGTTAATGATGCCCCCAAGGCACCCGAGTTTCTTGGCCGTATTTTTGCAGAAATTATAACAGAGAGTTTAGTCAGTTTGAATGAAATTGGGAAGTTAATACATGATGGTGGAGAGGAGCCAGGTAGTCTCTTAGAAGTTGGACTTGCAGCTGATATTCTTGGAAGCACCCTGGAAGTAATACAGCATGAGAAAGGGGACAGCGTTCTTAGTGAAATTCGCGCGAGCTCTAACTTGCGGTTGGAGTCTTTCCGACCACCTAATTCTATTACATCAAAGAAGTTGGAgaaatttatttag